A single region of the Deltaproteobacteria bacterium genome encodes:
- a CDS encoding radical SAM protein, translating to MQENYSFEQGPIRPPSEAKSLLIRATRNCPWNKCAFCHTYRNTKFELRSVEEIKDDIQKARDIADYIRELSWKHGEGGHVGKKIVNLIYSSEDVYNDSFRSIAAWLYYGGESVFIQDANSIIMKTDDLVYVLSFIRDKFPSVNRITSYCRSKTATRKSVEEFKMLKEAGLSRIHIGMESGYDPLLKLIRKGVTASEHIEGGRRIMEAGISLCEYVMPGLGGDRWSNEHAEETAKAINQINPDFVRLRSLHVVKGTDLFEMMLRGDFNPIGEEDVLKEIRKFIENLDGIETTIVSDHILNLIEELNGKLPEDKEKLLGIIDGYFSLSEEERLIYRIGRRIGMYTRLADLSDKSMYSRVTSIIDQYRSQNQGQLDKDLLKIMNTYIQ from the coding sequence ATGCAAGAAAATTATTCATTTGAACAGGGTCCGATAAGACCACCCAGTGAGGCGAAAAGCCTTCTCATACGGGCAACAAGGAATTGCCCTTGGAATAAGTGTGCTTTTTGCCACACGTATCGCAATACAAAATTTGAACTGAGATCTGTTGAAGAAATAAAAGACGATATTCAGAAGGCGAGAGATATAGCGGACTACATAAGGGAACTATCCTGGAAACATGGAGAGGGTGGGCATGTCGGAAAAAAAATCGTGAATCTCATATACAGTTCTGAAGATGTTTATAACGATAGTTTCAGATCGATAGCTGCATGGCTTTATTATGGTGGTGAGTCTGTTTTTATTCAGGATGCAAATTCGATCATCATGAAGACGGATGATCTTGTTTACGTACTATCGTTTATTAGAGATAAATTTCCGTCTGTAAATAGAATTACCTCATACTGCCGGTCAAAAACAGCGACCAGGAAATCTGTCGAGGAATTTAAAATGCTGAAAGAAGCCGGCCTTTCACGAATTCACATAGGTATGGAAAGCGGGTATGATCCTCTCTTGAAATTAATAAGAAAAGGAGTGACGGCCAGTGAGCACATAGAAGGAGGCCGTAGGATAATGGAAGCAGGAATTTCACTCTGCGAATATGTAATGCCGGGCCTTGGTGGAGACCGGTGGTCAAATGAACATGCCGAGGAAACGGCGAAAGCTATCAATCAGATAAATCCCGACTTTGTCAGATTAAGGTCTCTTCATGTTGTAAAAGGAACGGATCTTTTTGAAATGATGCTTAGGGGTGATTTCAATCCAATCGGTGAAGAAGACGTCCTGAAAGAAATAAGAAAATTTATTGAAAATCTTGATGGCATTGAAACAACCATAGTGAGTGATCATATTCTGAACCTCATCGAAGAATTAAACGGGAAGCTTCCGGAAGATAAAGAAAAACTTTTGGGAATCATCGACGGGTATTTTTCTCTATCTGAAGAAGAAAGGCTCATATACAGGATTGGGAGAAGAATTGGAATGTATACGAGGCTCGCCGACCTTTCGGATAAGAGCATGTACAGTAGGGTAACGAGTATTATTGATCAATACAGATCGCAGAACCAGGGTCAGCTGGATAAAGATTTATTAAAAATAATGAATACATACATACAATAA
- a CDS encoding M23 family metallopeptidase translates to MFCPDLINMSWRLLIIPLLLVNLLYACTGHYTKTVKTKGVYHRVKSGDTLWSIAKAYNINVQELAEINNITDQKLLGFDSVLFIPEADQVIDDVMSSVSKMESPGKTTQKEEKISASRPGKEALSNDKVPLKRDVVSPWDVSKGKVAVSSKEESKGMTAKSKEGVSALTGHIPSKQETGKKVEQKSRERNNGGESEKIKFDKERFIWPVKGKVRSKFGIQPMGMYYNGIKIAAREGTPVLAAASGTVIFSDPLKDYGETIIIKHEDNYATVYTNLSNRMVKVYDQVTKGGRIAFPGKPEKKGEAYLNFEIRHQNKARNPLFFLP, encoded by the coding sequence GTGTTTTGTCCCGATCTAATTAATATGTCCTGGCGACTACTCATTATCCCGCTTCTTTTAGTAAATCTCTTATACGCATGTACAGGCCATTATACCAAGACCGTAAAAACGAAAGGTGTATACCATAGAGTGAAAAGTGGAGACACCCTTTGGAGCATCGCCAAGGCTTATAATATCAATGTCCAGGAACTGGCTGAGATAAATAATATCACAGATCAGAAGCTGTTAGGGTTCGACAGTGTTCTATTTATTCCTGAGGCAGATCAGGTTATCGATGATGTTATGTCCTCGGTCAGCAAAATGGAGTCTCCTGGAAAAACCACACAAAAAGAAGAAAAAATATCAGCATCCAGGCCTGGTAAAGAAGCGCTATCAAATGATAAAGTACCATTGAAACGAGATGTTGTATCACCGTGGGACGTTTCCAAGGGTAAAGTGGCGGTGTCATCAAAAGAAGAATCAAAGGGTATGACAGCCAAAAGTAAAGAAGGTGTTTCCGCTTTAACGGGCCACATACCATCAAAGCAGGAGACAGGAAAAAAGGTTGAACAGAAAAGTAGAGAAAGGAATAACGGGGGAGAGTCTGAAAAGATAAAGTTCGACAAGGAACGATTCATATGGCCCGTTAAGGGGAAGGTCCGATCAAAGTTCGGTATCCAACCGATGGGTATGTATTATAACGGGATTAAAATAGCAGCAAGGGAAGGAACACCTGTGCTCGCTGCGGCAAGCGGGACAGTGATTTTTTCTGATCCTTTGAAGGATTATGGAGAAACAATTATAATTAAGCATGAAGACAATTACGCCACAGTTTATACAAATTTAAGCAATAGAATGGTAAAAGTGTATGATCAGGTTACAAAGGGAGGTCGTATAGCCTTTCCGGGTAAACCCGAGAAAAAAGGGGAAGCTTACCTGAACTTCGAAATCCGTCATCAGAATAAGGCCCGAAACCCCCTTTTTTTTCTTCCGTGA
- a CDS encoding protein-L-isoaspartate(D-aspartate) O-methyltransferase produces the protein MDRYIKQRMKMVESQIRARGIRDPRVLKVMETVPRHFFVNEALRDQAYNDNPLPIDGGQTISQPYIVALMTEAMELEGNEKVLEVGTGSGYQTAILAELADHVFSIDRIASLAGGARKLIESLNYYNVAIRVGDGTLGWRDEAPFDAIMVTAGAPNIPKTLVEQLAVGGRLVIPFGGRHSQVLIKLTRLSVDVNDVKKEDLGGCRFVDLIGEYGWEY, from the coding sequence ATGGACCGATATATAAAACAGAGAATGAAGATGGTGGAATCCCAGATAAGAGCAAGGGGGATAAGGGATCCACGAGTTTTAAAGGTTATGGAAACGGTTCCCCGACACTTCTTTGTAAATGAAGCTTTGAGAGACCAGGCGTACAATGATAATCCACTCCCCATAGACGGAGGGCAGACTATATCTCAACCTTATATCGTGGCTCTCATGACGGAAGCCATGGAGCTTGAGGGGAATGAAAAGGTTCTTGAAGTCGGAACGGGATCCGGGTATCAAACCGCCATATTAGCGGAACTTGCCGATCATGTGTTTTCCATCGATCGTATCGCATCACTTGCAGGTGGGGCAAGGAAACTTATTGAATCCCTCAATTATTATAACGTGGCAATCAGAGTGGGAGATGGAACATTAGGGTGGAGAGATGAAGCCCCTTTTGACGCCATAATGGTAACAGCCGGTGCTCCGAACATTCCAAAAACCTTAGTGGAACAACTTGCTGTTGGAGGAAGACTTGTTATCCCTTTCGGCGGCCGCCATTCTCAGGTGCTTATTAAATTGACCCGGTTATCCGTGGATGTGAATGATGTAAAAAAAGAAGACCTCGGTGGATGCCGTTTTGTGGATCTTATCGGAGAATACGGATGGGAGTATTGA
- a CDS encoding O-acetyl-ADP-ribose deacetylase has protein sequence MEVKINNATLALAEGDITNEETDAIVNAANTRLAGGAGVDGAIHRAGGPSIMEECRKIGGCPTGQAVITAGGNLKATYVIHTVGPVYQDGTKGEAAFLKSAHLESLKLASARKLKSIAFPAISTGVYGYPVNEAAHIALKTSIDYLKEHSDIELVRFVLFGRKTYDIFAEELKKLT, from the coding sequence ATGGAAGTAAAAATTAACAATGCTACTCTTGCCCTCGCTGAAGGAGATATAACCAACGAGGAAACGGATGCAATCGTAAATGCCGCCAACACAAGACTCGCAGGGGGTGCAGGAGTGGATGGCGCCATACATCGGGCGGGCGGACCATCCATTATGGAAGAGTGTCGAAAAATCGGAGGATGCCCCACGGGGCAGGCGGTGATCACCGCCGGGGGGAATCTCAAGGCAACATATGTCATCCATACCGTTGGTCCCGTCTACCAGGATGGTACGAAAGGTGAGGCAGCATTTTTGAAAAGCGCCCATCTGGAGAGTCTCAAACTCGCATCTGCAAGGAAGCTGAAAAGCATAGCCTTTCCTGCCATCAGCACAGGCGTCTATGGCTATCCCGTAAACGAAGCGGCACACATCGCACTCAAGACGTCCATCGATTATCTCAAGGAACACAGTGATATTGAGCTGGTTCGTTTTGTCCTCTTCGGCCGCAAAACATATGATATCTTTGCCGAGGAACTGAAAAAACTTACGTAA
- a CDS encoding molybdenum cofactor biosynthesis protein MoaE, which produces MDLSEMIKQIKAHPAYHNAGMILCHNGVVRATSRGGDPVTELIVNVDRPRLAEIIAEMKKRLGIIEVLAEVREGNLKVGDDVMLVVVAGDLRENAFPVLMDAVNMIKEQVTKKVEM; this is translated from the coding sequence ATGGATTTATCGGAGATGATAAAACAGATCAAGGCTCATCCAGCATATCATAATGCAGGAATGATCCTGTGTCACAACGGAGTGGTAAGGGCAACCTCAAGAGGCGGGGACCCGGTAACAGAGCTGATTGTAAACGTTGACCGACCGCGATTGGCTGAGATTATTGCGGAAATGAAGAAACGTCTGGGTATCATCGAGGTTCTTGCCGAGGTGCGGGAAGGAAACCTTAAGGTCGGGGATGATGTCATGCTTGTCGTCGTAGCCGGTGATTTACGGGAAAATGCATTTCCCGTTCTCATGGACGCCGTTAACATGATAAAGGAGCAAGTAACGAAGAAGGTGGAAATGTAA
- a CDS encoding DUF721 domain-containing protein has translation MRKRRKQANLQKLGDILQGILKKHNIFFNSEEQRLLEVWYKAVGPQISAQTRPDKLKRNTLFVKVSSSVWMQQLHILKHEIIENFNQILGKELIKNVHFSIGEFSSSALAKNSDPPSFSPESYSLRDKDKKMVERSVSSVADKELKEILKRVMTKNIIRRRLSATRKAP, from the coding sequence ATGCGTAAAAGAAGAAAGCAAGCAAATCTTCAAAAACTCGGCGACATACTGCAAGGCATCCTGAAAAAGCACAACATCTTTTTCAATTCCGAGGAACAGCGTTTGCTGGAAGTCTGGTATAAAGCTGTAGGTCCACAGATTTCAGCACAGACCCGCCCTGATAAGCTCAAAAGAAATACCCTGTTCGTTAAAGTTTCTTCTTCCGTATGGATGCAGCAGCTTCATATTCTTAAGCACGAAATTATTGAAAACTTCAACCAGATCCTGGGGAAGGAATTAATCAAGAACGTCCATTTTTCCATCGGTGAATTTTCTTCTTCCGCCTTGGCGAAGAATTCGGATCCACCGTCATTTTCTCCAGAGTCCTATTCCCTGAGGGATAAAGACAAAAAGATGGTCGAAAGGAGTGTCTCTTCTGTTGCAGACAAGGAGTTGAAGGAAATCCTGAAAAGAGTAATGACGAAAAATATTATTCGGAGGAGGCTTTCTGCAACCCGGAAAGCTCCCTGA
- a CDS encoding tRNA1(Val) (adenine(37)-N6)-methyltransferase, giving the protein MKKTAPDVSTLQKEGETVDDILGGSLRIFQKKRGYRFSIDALLLTHFVRLKKGDYIVDLGTGSGVIAVIMAKRWECGKVVGVDIQEELVDMAKRSVEVNTLSDTVEIRWGDVRKIEQLFNSQSFDVVIFNPPYRKLKSGRINPNNEKSVARHEIEGTVHDFLKASGYVLKKSGHAYIIYPATRMVELLSSMSMAGIEPKRMQIVHSFGASRGEFVLVEGIKGGREELEVLPPLFIYSEGGKYTEEMTCIFRELSGLQKASSE; this is encoded by the coding sequence ATGAAAAAGACCGCTCCTGACGTCTCAACGTTACAAAAAGAAGGGGAGACAGTCGATGATATCCTGGGAGGGAGTCTCAGGATTTTTCAGAAAAAGAGGGGATATCGGTTTTCCATTGATGCTCTTCTTTTAACCCATTTTGTTCGCCTGAAAAAAGGAGACTATATCGTTGACCTGGGAACGGGGAGTGGGGTGATAGCCGTCATAATGGCCAAGCGTTGGGAATGCGGCAAAGTCGTCGGTGTTGATATTCAGGAAGAACTGGTTGACATGGCGAAACGAAGCGTAGAAGTAAATACGCTCAGTGATACGGTTGAGATACGCTGGGGAGACGTCAGGAAGATTGAACAACTTTTCAATTCTCAGTCCTTTGATGTCGTTATTTTTAATCCTCCTTATAGAAAACTGAAATCAGGCAGAATTAATCCGAATAATGAGAAATCTGTGGCACGGCACGAGATCGAAGGAACGGTGCACGATTTTCTCAAAGCATCGGGATATGTTTTAAAAAAATCGGGACATGCCTACATTATATACCCTGCGACAAGGATGGTGGAGCTTTTGTCATCGATGAGTATGGCAGGTATCGAACCAAAAAGAATGCAAATAGTACATTCATTTGGTGCTTCCCGGGGAGAATTTGTCCTGGTGGAAGGGATAAAAGGCGGGCGTGAAGAGCTGGAGGTTCTGCCCCCTCTATTTATTTATTCGGAGGGGGGCAAATATACGGAAGAGATGACCTGCATTTTCAGGGAGCTTTCCGGGTTGCAGAAAGCCTCCTCCGAATAA
- a CDS encoding DUF1015 family protein gives MSTIHPFKALRPQKQCIKAVASYPYDVLNNDEAREIVKDNPLSFLHVEKSGIDLPPHVDEHDERAYEIAKSNLEKLNRGGVLFQEKTPCFYIYRQKIGSHEQYGIVAVVSLAEYESNHIKKHELTKADKELDRTRHVLTVNAHTGPIFMAYRAQDFIDRLVEKIVGSDPEYNFVADDGISHTVWVISDEKDIAEVTSSFAKVDTLYIADGHHRAAAAATVRKLKKEQNPGSRGDEAYNYVMAVLFPHNHLKIMGYHRVVSDLNGLDEPEFLRKVGEQFFVSENFVKKSPGQSHEIGMYLRDKWYKLRAKDGSYDKDDPFKSLDVSILQDNLLKPVLGIQNPRTDKRIEYVGGVRGMKELERLVDSGEFAVAFSLYPTSMEQLMAVSDADKIMPPKSTWFEPKLRSGIFVHLLTS, from the coding sequence ATGTCCACCATTCACCCTTTTAAAGCACTCAGGCCGCAGAAACAATGTATTAAGGCGGTTGCCTCATACCCTTATGATGTGTTGAACAATGACGAGGCGCGGGAGATTGTCAAAGACAATCCCTTGAGCTTTTTGCATGTAGAGAAATCGGGGATTGACTTGCCGCCTCATGTGGATGAACATGACGAACGTGCGTATGAGATTGCAAAATCAAATCTTGAAAAACTCAATCGAGGTGGGGTTTTGTTTCAGGAAAAAACACCGTGCTTTTATATATATCGACAAAAAATTGGTTCTCATGAGCAGTACGGTATCGTCGCGGTGGTAAGCCTGGCCGAATATGAATCAAATCATATTAAGAAACATGAGCTGACAAAGGCGGATAAAGAACTTGATCGTACCCGCCATGTTCTCACAGTAAATGCCCATACGGGGCCGATATTTATGGCATACCGGGCTCAGGATTTTATTGATCGCCTGGTTGAAAAAATAGTCGGCAGTGATCCTGAATACAATTTTGTCGCCGACGATGGGATATCTCATACAGTCTGGGTTATCAGTGATGAAAAAGATATTGCAGAAGTAACAAGCTCATTTGCAAAGGTTGATACCCTTTACATCGCAGATGGCCACCATCGGGCCGCCGCTGCCGCAACGGTGAGAAAATTGAAAAAGGAACAGAATCCCGGAAGCCGTGGAGATGAAGCATATAACTATGTAATGGCTGTTTTATTTCCCCATAATCATCTTAAGATCATGGGCTATCATCGGGTTGTGAGTGATTTGAACGGCTTGGACGAGCCGGAATTCCTTCGCAAGGTTGGTGAACAATTTTTTGTTTCTGAAAATTTTGTGAAGAAATCACCCGGGCAAAGCCATGAAATCGGGATGTATTTACGAGACAAGTGGTACAAACTAAGGGCGAAAGATGGCAGCTATGACAAAGATGATCCCTTTAAGAGTCTTGATGTTTCTATCCTTCAGGATAATCTGTTAAAGCCTGTTCTGGGGATTCAAAATCCGAGAACAGATAAAAGGATTGAATATGTAGGTGGTGTAAGAGGAATGAAAGAATTGGAAAGACTGGTTGATTCAGGAGAATTTGCTGTTGCATTTTCCCTGTATCCGACAAGTATGGAACAACTCATGGCTGTGTCGGATGCCGACAAAATCATGCCCCCCAAATCTACCTGGTTTGAACCAAAACTCCGCAGCGGCATATTTGTGCATCTCCTAACATCATGA
- a CDS encoding alpha/beta hydrolase, which produces MGLTRVFIHGLESSSQGAKGVFFRSKYPDMIIEDFIGTFQERMNKLNNLLINKTDLVLVGSSYGGLMATVYTFNNEEKIKKLILLAPALNIEEFTMVYCKKKLHIPVVIYHGKNDDVVPPFSVKNVSQTIFTNLYHTMVDDDHSLHRTFSLMDWDTLLDA; this is translated from the coding sequence ATGGGTTTGACAAGAGTTTTTATACACGGGCTCGAAAGTTCAAGTCAGGGGGCGAAAGGTGTATTTTTCAGATCAAAATACCCGGACATGATTATTGAAGATTTTATCGGCACCTTTCAAGAAAGAATGAACAAATTGAATAACCTCCTCATCAATAAAACAGACTTGGTCTTGGTCGGCTCCAGTTACGGGGGATTAATGGCCACCGTATATACATTCAATAATGAAGAGAAAATCAAGAAGCTCATTCTCCTGGCGCCTGCCCTTAATATCGAAGAATTCACAATGGTGTATTGTAAGAAGAAGCTCCATATTCCTGTGGTTATTTATCATGGGAAGAATGATGATGTAGTTCCTCCATTTTCCGTGAAGAACGTTTCCCAAACGATTTTTACAAACCTTTACCATACTATGGTTGATGACGATCATTCCCTCCACAGGACTTTCAGTCTCATGGACTGGGATACGCTGCTCGACGCATGA
- a CDS encoding 4Fe-4S binding protein produces the protein MYSKKVVIRYTADNVDQPIICQLVKKHDLDFNILKAQILPRREGVIVVELSGLKENFDKGIRFLKEKGLKVEPVSKNVSQNIDKCVHCGACTAFCPTDALSLERQSMKVLFDPEKCNGCELCVLACPPRAMVVNIF, from the coding sequence ATGTATTCAAAGAAAGTCGTTATTCGTTATACAGCAGACAATGTGGACCAGCCTATAATATGTCAGCTCGTAAAAAAACACGATCTCGACTTCAACATCCTCAAGGCTCAGATCCTACCCCGAAGAGAAGGGGTTATTGTCGTTGAATTGAGTGGTTTGAAAGAAAATTTTGATAAAGGCATCCGCTTTCTAAAAGAAAAGGGCCTTAAAGTCGAACCTGTTTCAAAAAACGTCAGCCAGAATATCGACAAATGCGTACATTGTGGCGCCTGTACGGCATTCTGTCCAACTGATGCCCTCTCTCTCGAAAGACAATCTATGAAAGTCCTGTTTGATCCGGAAAAATGCAACGGATGCGAACTGTGCGTTTTAGCCTGCCCCCCAAGAGCGATGGTGGTTAATATTTTCTGA
- the mtaB gene encoding tRNA (N(6)-L-threonylcarbamoyladenosine(37)-C(2))-methylthiotransferase MtaB produces the protein MIKVAISTLGCKVNQYESAGILEKLDKSIFSPVPFNTKADCYIINTCTVTGRTDYQSRQLIRRAIRTNPDASIIVTGCYAQVAPEDIARIPGVTLIAGNVEKDHIPRIMEHLVKGNPQILVSDICTARGFSGLCPLKFPGHTRAFLKIQDGCNSFCSYCIVPYARGSSRSLPEREVLNKIEALARSNYREIVLTGIHLGVYGQDLVTPSNLFTLLEYVEKNKIVERLRISSLEITEISDDMIQLMKEAVIICRHLHIPLQSGDDRILSAMRRNYDSAFFKDRMEEIREAVTDIALGVDVMVGFPGEGEEEFNNTLRLIEELPVAYLHVFPYSERPGTLASKLPGKINDAVKKRRSELLRNLGKKKRNAFAERFIGKKLTVLFEDKKDKNTGYMKGFSDNYVPIFVRNGNSSLANRMVNVIPESSRDGKLYGRIITDD, from the coding sequence TTGATTAAAGTTGCCATATCAACTCTCGGTTGCAAGGTTAATCAGTATGAATCGGCAGGTATTTTAGAGAAGCTCGACAAGAGTATCTTTTCACCAGTGCCATTTAATACAAAGGCCGATTGTTACATCATCAATACATGCACAGTTACAGGCCGGACGGATTACCAATCACGGCAGCTTATCAGAAGAGCAATCCGGACAAATCCTGATGCATCCATTATCGTTACGGGTTGTTATGCCCAGGTCGCACCTGAAGATATCGCTCGAATTCCCGGTGTGACACTCATCGCAGGAAACGTAGAAAAAGATCATATTCCCCGGATTATGGAGCATTTAGTGAAAGGAAATCCGCAAATACTCGTAAGCGATATCTGCACAGCCAGAGGTTTTTCAGGGCTTTGCCCATTAAAATTCCCTGGACACACAAGGGCATTCCTTAAAATCCAGGATGGGTGTAACAGTTTTTGTAGCTACTGTATCGTTCCTTACGCAAGAGGTTCAAGCAGGAGTCTTCCCGAACGTGAGGTTTTAAACAAAATCGAAGCGCTGGCCCGGTCCAACTATAGAGAAATAGTCCTTACAGGTATTCATCTTGGGGTCTATGGCCAGGACTTAGTTACCCCTTCAAATCTTTTCACCTTACTGGAATATGTTGAGAAGAACAAAATCGTGGAGAGATTGCGCATCAGTTCTTTAGAGATCACGGAAATATCGGATGATATGATTCAACTGATGAAAGAAGCCGTCATCATTTGCAGGCACCTTCACATTCCTTTACAGAGTGGGGACGACAGGATACTTTCCGCCATGAGAAGGAATTATGACTCAGCGTTCTTCAAAGATCGCATGGAAGAAATCCGTGAGGCAGTTACCGATATTGCCCTCGGCGTTGATGTCATGGTCGGATTCCCCGGTGAGGGCGAGGAAGAATTTAACAACACACTCCGGTTAATTGAGGAACTCCCCGTTGCTTACCTTCATGTATTCCCCTATTCAGAACGACCTGGCACTCTCGCCTCAAAGCTCCCCGGAAAAATTAATGATGCCGTTAAAAAGAGGCGTAGTGAACTACTGAGGAACCTCGGAAAAAAAAAGAGAAACGCCTTCGCTGAAAGGTTTATAGGGAAAAAGCTGACTGTTCTTTTTGAGGATAAAAAAGACAAAAATACAGGATATATGAAGGGATTTTCTGACAATTACGTACCCATCTTTGTACGAAATGGCAACTCTTCACTGGCAAATCGTATGGTAAACGTGATACCGGAATCTTCTCGAGACGGAAAACTGTATGGAAGGATTATCACCGATGACTGA
- the rnc gene encoding ribonuclease III, producing the protein MTDERLTSLRYFQQTLASNFNDIHLLNNALIHRSFVNENPTLSCKDNERLEFLGDAVIGLSISDILIKKFPDYAEGQLSKLRAYVVNEHSLADLARKLNIGDYLLLGKGEESSGGRTKTSILSNAFEAVTAAIYLDCGFGKAYKFLENIFESLIEEGTKSLVYRDYKTALQEICQNRFKETPKYTMIREIGPDHDKVFEIGLAVAGMITTTGTGKSKKEAEQRAAQKALEELAKLQNTPPSPDEE; encoded by the coding sequence ATGACTGATGAAAGACTTACAAGCCTCAGGTATTTTCAGCAGACACTTGCCAGCAACTTCAACGATATCCATCTGCTCAATAACGCGTTGATACACCGGTCTTTTGTCAATGAAAATCCGACTCTTTCCTGTAAAGACAATGAAAGGCTTGAATTTCTGGGAGATGCCGTCATTGGGCTATCCATCAGTGATATATTGATAAAAAAATTTCCCGATTATGCAGAGGGTCAGCTCTCAAAACTGAGGGCCTATGTTGTGAACGAACACTCACTTGCCGACCTGGCCCGGAAACTTAATATCGGAGATTACCTCCTCCTCGGTAAGGGGGAAGAAAGCTCAGGGGGAAGAACGAAGACATCTATCCTCTCGAACGCCTTTGAAGCGGTTACAGCGGCCATATATCTCGATTGCGGATTTGGAAAGGCATACAAATTCCTGGAAAACATCTTTGAATCTTTGATAGAGGAAGGAACAAAGAGCCTTGTCTATAGAGATTATAAAACAGCTCTCCAGGAAATCTGCCAGAACCGGTTTAAAGAGACGCCTAAGTATACCATGATCAGAGAAATCGGTCCCGATCATGACAAAGTTTTCGAGATTGGTCTCGCTGTCGCGGGCATGATCACGACCACGGGCACAGGAAAAAGCAAAAAGGAAGCGGAACAACGGGCAGCACAGAAAGCCCTGGAAGAGCTCGCGAAACTTCAGAATACGCCCCCTTCCCCTGATGAAGAATAG
- a CDS encoding radical SAM protein produces the protein MTQMIIPFFIVYQGCPNRCIFCNEHKTAGNYTGRITESIFRETVYKYLSHTKRKRDRVQIAFYGGNFTGMERDYQAELLGYASPFIEKGQVHDVRVSTRPDNIDNERLDLLERFGVTTVEIGAQSMVDEVLNLSNRGHSSSEVMSAMEMLKDRGFKTGIHLMVGLPGDSRPGFEYTISETIALKPDMVRIHPTVVFQDTGLAELFFNGAYTPLCMSDAIEMCKHALTKFEEARIPVIRLGLQTTREMEKAGSIIAGPYHPAFRSLVEESMFFDMASSLLITRQVSNKEVLFSVSPKDVSSFRGHGNKNMHTLKELYNLTTIVVSIDSNQERGTLSMTADGKKSKINRFNHQKDLY, from the coding sequence ATGACACAGATGATTATCCCATTTTTTATTGTATATCAAGGCTGTCCGAACCGATGTATTTTCTGCAATGAACATAAGACCGCCGGGAATTATACCGGGAGGATTACAGAAAGCATCTTCCGGGAAACGGTATACAAATACCTGAGTCATACAAAACGGAAGAGGGATCGCGTCCAGATTGCTTTTTACGGCGGCAACTTCACCGGTATGGAGAGAGACTACCAGGCTGAACTCCTGGGGTATGCAAGTCCGTTCATCGAAAAAGGGCAGGTGCACGATGTAAGGGTATCCACAAGACCTGACAACATTGACAATGAACGCCTGGATCTGCTCGAACGCTTTGGTGTTACAACCGTCGAAATCGGCGCCCAGTCCATGGTAGATGAGGTACTGAACCTTTCCAACAGAGGTCACTCATCCTCTGAAGTAATGAGTGCCATGGAGATGCTCAAGGATCGCGGATTTAAAACGGGGATACACCTCATGGTGGGGCTTCCGGGGGATAGCCGTCCGGGATTTGAATATACAATTAGTGAGACAATTGCCCTGAAGCCCGACATGGTCAGAATTCACCCCACTGTTGTCTTTCAGGATACAGGTCTTGCGGAACTCTTTTTCAACGGAGCCTATACCCCTCTCTGCATGTCTGACGCCATCGAAATGTGCAAGCACGCTTTAACAAAGTTTGAAGAAGCCCGTATCCCTGTCATCCGTCTCGGTCTGCAGACAACCCGGGAAATGGAGAAGGCGGGCAGCATCATCGCAGGCCCATATCATCCGGCATTCCGCTCACTGGTCGAAGAATCCATGTTTTTCGATATGGCTTCATCATTGCTCATCACCAGACAGGTCAGCAACAAAGAAGTACTATTTTCAGTGTCTCCAAAAGATGTATCTTCGTTCCGCGGCCATGGAAATAAAAACATGCACACACTGAAAGAGCTGTACAACCTGACCACAATTGTTGTTTCCATTGACTCAAACCAGGAAAGAGGAACTCTTTCCATGACTGCGGATGGAAAGAAATCAAAAATAAACAGATTCAATCATCAAAAGGATTTATATTAG